One Capsicum annuum cultivar UCD-10X-F1 chromosome 2, UCD10Xv1.1, whole genome shotgun sequence genomic window carries:
- the LOC107861226 gene encoding dof zinc finger protein DOF1.4, with the protein MGLSTKLVSIDDDGLDDWTCSSQNSLPEPPLIRRQPPSKPEPLKCPRCDSINTKFCYYNNYNKSQPRHYCKGCKRHWTEGGTLRNVPVGGGRKNKRMRMTTGLVDHITGRKRVTLEEMNDQRCPLISTTITNTTTSSMPSTIISNMDEDIKNIPSLASSSLPYDIFSSLKLSSIPQDGNTHFSLIPNSSTTQLSSNVYCNYDYMGKFDSTMEESTITTVMPITSSSDLFSQPWKVPETSNDFIIENMSSNYWNWNEFDTLSTAADLNIQWDDLEIKP; encoded by the coding sequence ATGGGGTTGAGTACTAAGTTGGTTTCAATTGATGATGATGGTCTAGATGATTGGACTTGTAGCAGCCAGAATTCTCTACCGGAACCACCGTTGATAAGGCGGCAACCGCCATCGAAACCGGAGCCATTGAAATGTCCAAGGTGTGACTCAATCAACACAAAATTTTGTTACTACAACAATTACAACAAGTCACAACCTCGACATTATTGTAAAGGTTGTAAAAGGCATTGGACCGAAGGTGGCACCCTTCGTAATGTCCCGGTAGGCGGTGGCCGAAAAAACAAGCGAATGAGGATGACTACTGGTCTCGTTGATCATATAACTGGAAGAAAACGTGTCACCTTAGAGGAGATGAACGATCAGAGGTGTCCTTTAATCAGCACGACCATCACTAATACTACTACAAGTTCCATGCCAAGTACTATTATTAGTAATATGGATGAAGATATCAAAAATATTCCTTCATTAGCATCATCGTCACTACCATATGAcatattttcaagtttaaagttgtCATCAATTCCTCAAGATGGGAACACACATTTTTCACTAATTCCCAATTCTAGTACTACTCAATTATCTTCAAATGTGTATTGTAATTATGATTACATGGGGAAGTTTGATAGTACAATGGAGGAGTCAACAATAACTACAGTCATGCCAATTACAAGCAGCAGTGATCTATTTTCTCAGCCATGGAAAGTTCCAGAAACAAGCAATGActttattattgaaaatatgtCAAGTAATTATTGGAATTGGAATGAATTCGACACGTTGAGTACTGCAGCTGATCTCAATATACAATGGGATGATTTGGAGATCAAACCATAA
- the LOC107859404 gene encoding uncharacterized protein LOC107859404: MASTVLLVVVFVLDLIAFGLAIAAEQRRATATINRDAEYNHCVYESDIATGLGVGSFLFLLASQLLIMLASRCLCCGRALRPGKSRAWAIVLFITCWVTFFIAEVCLLAASVRNAYHTKYRTYLAQHPPSCEVLRKGVFGAGAAFIVFTGIVSELFYVSYSKADEGSIPPRMDGGIRMNAFR; the protein is encoded by the exons ATGGCTTCAACAGTGTTACTGGTAGTGGTTTTTGTGCTTGATCTGATTGCTTTTGGACTTGCTATTGCTGCTGAACAAAGAAGGGCTACT GCGACTATCAACAGAGATGCAGAGTATAATCACTGTGTGTATGAATCAGATATTGCAACTGGTTTGGGCGTGGGTTCATTCTTATTCCTTTTAGCTAGCCAGCTCCTCATAATGTTGGCAAGTCGATGTTTATGCTGTGGGAGGGCACTGCGGCCTGGAAAATCAAGAGCATGGGCTATTGTCTTATTCATCACCTGCTG GGTCACATTCTTTATTGCTGAAGTGTGCTTACTGGCGGCCTCCGTTAGGAATGCCTATCATACAAAGTATAGGACTTACTTGGCACAACATCCTCCTTCATGTGAGGTTTTGAGAAAGGGAGTCTTTGGTGCTGGCGCTGCTTTTATTGTTTTCACTGGCATTGTCTCTGAGCTTTTCTATGTCAGCTACTCCAAAGCCGATGAAGGATCCATTCCTCCAAGAATGGATGGTGGCATAAGGATGAACGCGTTCAGATGA